Genomic window (Synechococcus sp. LA31):
AACGGTCTTGGACACGCGACGGATTTGAACCACGCGTTCCTGCCATTCGGAGTCGCGCTCTTGGCCGCGACGGTTGTCGCGACCGCGGCCACCGCCGCGGCGGTCGCCCCGGCCCTCGCCCCGGCCGCCACGGCGCTCCTGCTGGCCTTCGGCCGCGGCGGGAACGTCAGCAGCGCCGGGAACGGCGTTGGACTGGATCTGGTCGTTGGTTTCGGTCATGGTGAGAGCAGGGATCAGAACTGAAGGCCCGCTTCCCGGGCGGCGTCAGCCAGGGCCTTGACGCGGCCGTGGTACAGGTTGCCGCCTCGATCGAAGACCACCTGTTGGATGCCCTTGGCGAGGGCACGCTTGGCGACCAACTGACCAACGGCGACTGAAGCGTCACAGGTGGCGGCGGCGTTGACGCTGGTGCGCAGCTCCTTATCGACCGTGGACGCCGAGCAGAGAGTGCTCTGGGCGTCGTCGTCGATGAGCTGAGCGTAGATGTGATTGTTGGAGCGGAACACAGCCAGGCGCGGACGCGCGGCGGTGCCAGTGAGATTGCGACGCAGACGCCGGTGGCGTTTCTGCGTCTGCTGCTTGCGGGACAGTGTGGACATGGCAGTACAGGGTAACGACGCTCAGGCAGACCTCATTTCTTACCGGTCTTACCGGCCTTGCGCAGGATGCGCTCACCCTCGTATTTGATGCCCTTGCCCTTGTAGGGCTCAGGCGGACGAATGGCGCGCACCTTGGCGGCTTCGTTGCCCACCAGTTCCTTGTCCGCACCGGACACGAGAACAGTGGTGTTGCCATCAACGGCGAAGGTCACGCCGTCGGGAGGCACCATCTCAACCTGGTGGCTGTAGCCAGCGCTCACCACGAGCTTCTTGCCCTGAACGGCAGCGCGATAGCCCACGCCAACGATTTCGAGCTTGCGGATGTAACCCTTACTCACCCCTTCCACCATGTTGGCGACGAGGGTGCGGCAGAGACCGTGGCGCTCACGGGAGCGACGGTGGTCGCTAGCAGGGCTCACCACGATGGTGCTGCCGTCCTGGGCGATGGTCACACCGTCGGGGAGGGTGCGGCTCAGTTCACCCTTGGGACCTTTGACTTTGACGTCGAGGCCGCTGAGGGTAACGGTGACGCCGCCCGGCACGGAAATCGGCGCTTTACCAATACGAGACATGGATCAACCTCCCTGATCAGTAGACGTAAGCGAGCACTTCGCCGCCGACGCCCTGTTTACGGGCATCGCGGTCGCTCATCACACCTTTGGAGGTGGAGATGATGGCCACGCCGAGACCGCCCAGCACCTTGGGCAGCTGGCGGGTGTTCTTGTAAATCCGCAGACCGGGCTTGCTGACGCGCTGCACGGTGCGGATCAGCGGCTGACGGTGCTTACCGCTGTATTTGAGTTCGAGCACGAGGTGCTTTTCAACGCCGTCACCCTCTTCAGAGATCTCGGCGATGAAGCCCTCCTGCTGCAGCACCTTGGCGATGCTGCGTGCCATGCGCGAAGCGGGCACTTTGGTGGATTGGTGACGCTTCTCACTCGCATTACGGATGCGAGTAAGCATGTCGGAAATTGGGTCGTGATTGGCCATGGTCGGGTCCGAAGAGGGCTCAGTTACTGCGGAACGGCATTCCCATCTCGCGGAGGAGGGCCCGGCCCTCTTCGTCGTTACGGGCAGTGGTCACGATGGTGATGTCCATGCCCCGGATGGCGTCGATCTTGTCAAAGGAGATCTCAGGGAAAATGATCTGCTCCTTCACCCCAAGGGTGTAATTGCCCCGACCGTCAAAGCTCTTCTCACTCACACCGCGAAAATCACGGATGCGAGGTAGAGCCAAGTTGATCAGACGCTCGAGGAACGCATACATGCGGTCGCCACGCAGGGTGACGGCCACACCAATCGGCATGCCCTGACGGATCTTGAAGCCGGCGATGGCTTTCTTGGCGCGAGTCACATTCACCTTCTGACCGGTGATCGTGGCCAGCTCCTCGATGGAGGCCTCGAGGGCCTTGGCATTCTGGGCGGCTTCACCGAGGCCCCGGTTGATGGTCACTTTGACCAGCTTGGGGACTTCGTGGATATTCGAGAGATTGAGATCCTTCAGCAGCTTGGGCTGGATCTTCTCCCGATAGTTCTGTTTAAGGGACATGACGGGGGACAGGGGTTGCGCTTCTGGGCTTGGTCAGAAGGCGGACAAGATTGATAGAGATGGAGATCAGTCGAGGATCTCGCCTGTTTTCTTGAGGCGGCGCTTTTTGGTGCCGTCTTTCTCCACAACGATTTCGACGCGGCTGACCACGTTCTTATCGGTAGAAAAGAGCATCACGTTGGAAGCATGCAGAGAAGCTTCCTCGGTCACGATGCGGCCGGTCTCGCCCTCCTGGGTGGGCTTGACGTGGCGGGTGCGCAGATTCACGCCCTGCACCACCACACGGTTTTCCAGGGGAAGGGTGCGCAGGACCTCACCGGTCTTGCCCTTGTCCTTACCGCTGATCACCTGCACGGTGTCGCCCTTTTTGATGCGCATCTTGATGCGCACCTGGGGCTTGGCTTTAGGGGTGGCAGTAGCCATCTCAGATCACCTCCGGAGCGAGGGACACAATCTTGGTGAAGTTGCGGTCGCGCAGTTCGCGCGCCACGGGACCGAAGACGCGGGTGCCCTTGGGGTTGTTGTCGGTGCCGAGGATCACGGCAGCGTTGTCATCGAAACGGATCGAATTACCGTTAACGCGACGCAGGGTGGCCCTGGTGCGCACCACCACAGCCTTGACCACATCGGACTTTTTCACGCCCATGTTGGGCATGGCGTCTTTAACAGCGGCCACGATCACATCGCCCACGTGGGCGTAGCGACGGTTGGTGCCCAGCACACGGATGCACTGGATGCGCTTAGCGCCACTGTTGTCAGCGACGTTGAGGAATGTTTCCTGTTGAATCATCGGGAGATCTCCTCAGCTGGCGCTGCTGGTGTTCAGCACCTCGGCCACGGCCCAGCGCTTGGTGCGGCTGAGGGGACGGGTTTCGGTGATGCGGACGCGGTCTCCCACCTTGCAGGCGTTCTCCTCGTCGTGCGCCTTGTAGCGCTTGGTGCGGCTCACCGTCTTTTGATAGATGGGGTGAGGGAAGCGGTTTTCCACCGCCACCACCACGGTCTTATCCATCTTGTCGCTGACGACGGTGCCGACCCTTTCCTTGGTTGCCATAACGGTTACTTAGGGGATCAGGAAGCGGCGGAGCGCTGGCGCTCCGTTTGCACCGTCAGCAGCTGAGCCAGCTTGATGCGGGCGGCCTTGAAGCGGTGCGGCGTCTCGAGCCGGCGGGTGGCTTGCTCAAAACGAAGGGTGAACAGCTCGCGACGGGTGTCGTCGATCTGCGTGGTGATGTCGCCGTCGGACAGCTTGCGCACCTCGGCGATGTCGGGACGTGCCATGGTCAGGACTCCACGGTGGTGGCCGCCTCGGCAGCCTGGGCAGATTCCTGATCCTCAAGGGACAGGAACTTGGTCTTCACGGGCAGCTTGTACTGCGCCAGGCGCATAGCTGCCTTGGCGATCTCTGGGGTGATGTCGGCACCGCCCATCTCGAACAGGATGCGACCGGGCTTGATCACGGCCACCCAGAACTCGGGGTTGCCCTTACCGGAACCCATACGGGTTTCAGCGGGGCGCATGGTCACCGGCTTATCGGGGAAGATCCGGATCCAGATCTTTCCACCCCGCTTCACATAGCGGGTCATCGCACGGCGGCTGGCCTCAATCTGGCGGGAGGTGATCCACCCGCACTCCTGGGCCTGCAGAGCGAACTCACCGAAGGCGATGGTGTTGCCACGGGTGGCGACACCGCGCATACGGCCGCGCTGCTGCTTACGGAATTTGACGCGTCTTGGACTCAGCATGGTTCAGGCCTCCTGATCACTCTTCGTTCGAACGGTCTTCGAACTGTTGGGGCCGGCGACTGGCACGGCGCTTAGGCGCTGCACCCACGGGCACCTTGTCCTTA
Coding sequences:
- the rplR gene encoding 50S ribosomal protein L18 — translated: MSTLSRKQQTQKRHRRLRRNLTGTAARPRLAVFRSNNHIYAQLIDDDAQSTLCSASTVDKELRTSVNAAATCDASVAVGQLVAKRALAKGIQQVVFDRGGNLYHGRVKALADAAREAGLQF
- the rplX gene encoding 50S ribosomal protein L24; protein product: MATATPKAKPQVRIKMRIKKGDTVQVISGKDKGKTGEVLRTLPLENRVVVQGVNLRTRHVKPTQEGETGRIVTEEASLHASNVMLFSTDKNVVSRVEIVVEKDGTKKRRLKKTGEILD
- the rpsQ gene encoding 30S ribosomal protein S17, which translates into the protein MATKERVGTVVSDKMDKTVVVAVENRFPHPIYQKTVSRTKRYKAHDEENACKVGDRVRITETRPLSRTKRWAVAEVLNTSSAS
- the rpmC gene encoding 50S ribosomal protein L29, with the protein product MARPDIAEVRKLSDGDITTQIDDTRRELFTLRFEQATRRLETPHRFKAARIKLAQLLTVQTERQRSAAS
- the rplP gene encoding 50S ribosomal protein L16, which translates into the protein MLSPRRVKFRKQQRGRMRGVATRGNTIAFGEFALQAQECGWITSRQIEASRRAMTRYVKRGGKIWIRIFPDKPVTMRPAETRMGSGKGNPEFWVAVIKPGRILFEMGGADITPEIAKAAMRLAQYKLPVKTKFLSLEDQESAQAAEAATTVES
- the rplF gene encoding 50S ribosomal protein L6; amino-acid sequence: MSRIGKAPISVPGGVTVTLSGLDVKVKGPKGELSRTLPDGVTIAQDGSTIVVSPASDHRRSRERHGLCRTLVANMVEGVSKGYIRKLEIVGVGYRAAVQGKKLVVSAGYSHQVEMVPPDGVTFAVDGNTTVLVSGADKELVGNEAAKVRAIRPPEPYKGKGIKYEGERILRKAGKTGKK
- the rpsH gene encoding 30S ribosomal protein S8, which gives rise to MANHDPISDMLTRIRNASEKRHQSTKVPASRMARSIAKVLQQEGFIAEISEEGDGVEKHLVLELKYSGKHRQPLIRTVQRVSKPGLRIYKNTRQLPKVLGGLGVAIISTSKGVMSDRDARKQGVGGEVLAYVY
- the rplN gene encoding 50S ribosomal protein L14: MIQQETFLNVADNSGAKRIQCIRVLGTNRRYAHVGDVIVAAVKDAMPNMGVKKSDVVKAVVVRTRATLRRVNGNSIRFDDNAAVILGTDNNPKGTRVFGPVARELRDRNFTKIVSLAPEVI
- the rplE gene encoding 50S ribosomal protein L5 — encoded protein: MSLKQNYREKIQPKLLKDLNLSNIHEVPKLVKVTINRGLGEAAQNAKALEASIEELATITGQKVNVTRAKKAIAGFKIRQGMPIGVAVTLRGDRMYAFLERLINLALPRIRDFRGVSEKSFDGRGNYTLGVKEQIIFPEISFDKIDAIRGMDITIVTTARNDEEGRALLREMGMPFRSN